A genome region from Maylandia zebra isolate NMK-2024a linkage group LG6, Mzebra_GT3a, whole genome shotgun sequence includes the following:
- the LOC101478712 gene encoding deoxycytidylate deaminase isoform X2 — protein MEETQQRSSLNSGKTKKREDYLEWPEYFMAVAFLSAQRSKDPSSQVGACIVNQENKIVGIGYNGMPNGCNDDLLPWSRSADDRLDTKYPYVCHAELNAIMNKNSADVKDCTMYVALFPCNECAKLIIQAGLKEVVYLSDKYHDTPEMTASRRLLSMAKIECRQFKPKRTEIVIDFSSINCSGMLNCATK, from the exons ATGGAAGAAACCCAACAGCGTTCTAGTTTAAACAG TGGCAAAACCAAGAAAAGAGAGGACTACCTTGAGTGGCCAGAGTACTTCATGGCTGTGGCTTTTCTGTCAGCACAAAGAAGCAAAGACCCGAGCTCCCAG GTGGGAGCATGTATAGTGAACCAGGAGAATAAGATAGTGGGCATCGGTTACAATGGTATGCCTAATGGCTGTAATGATGACCTGCTGCCATGGTCTCGCTCTGCTGATGACCGGCTTGACACTAAATACCCTTATG TGTGCCACGCAGAGCTGAATGCTATTATGAATAAGAACAGTGCTGATGTGAAGGACTGCACCATGTATGTGGCGTTGTTCCCCTGTAATGAGTGTGCCAAGCTCATTATTCAGGCAG GTCTGAAGGAGGTGGTGTATCTTTCTGATAAGTACCATGACACACCTGAAATGACTGCTTCCAGAAGGCTGCTCAGTATGGCAAAGATCGAGTGCAG GCAGTTCAAGCCCAAGAGGACTGAGATTGTCATTGATTTTAGCTCCATTAACTGCTCTGGAATGCTGAACTGTGCAACcaagtga